In the Hordeum vulgare subsp. vulgare chromosome 7H, MorexV3_pseudomolecules_assembly, whole genome shotgun sequence genome, one interval contains:
- the LOC123409764 gene encoding O-fucosyltransferase 23-like gives MNFLLNLKHLWHISLPTRPVICKCLLVVIGLIVLRAIVSPFLAINLSEKSFYESSTLDLFPGVRKDKFVEVPQIIWGLNNQKIAFARACLTAKFLNRSLLMPSLSASLFYKEVDLLQPIPFDKVFDFNKFNARCYGFARLARYSEVSNHTEPYKLQKGSGRRWTVERDLDQLQQSKTGEADGYEVIHVTGKHPFLWPDHWPVKDYAKVFDCLALSPEIETEVVKVISKIKDAGKKARHEAAISHNKKRIDDGSLNLPVQYIAVHMRIEKDWMIHCKKWEKRSNLKEICSSKGEIIHKVSQITDLRRPVVVYLAVADSLLEDDSVTSGWRVGMIAYEKKKLGVTDIYERQPYLIKSAIDFEVCARADVFVGNSFSTFSNLVVLSRTERLYKLGVPSSCGEDVGLSSYAYNVIGDDGGPQRWMTDMLDTSLQRISYGTNNISCH, from the coding sequence ATGAACTTCCTACTAAACCTTAAGCACCTCTGGCACATTAGCTTGCCGACGAGGCCTGTCATTTGCAAATGCCTTCTAGTAGTGATTGGTCTTATTGTACTGAGAGCGATTGTCTCACCTTTTCTTGCCATTAACTTGTCTGAGAAGAGTTTTTATGAGTCATCAACCCTTGACTTGTTCCCTGGAGTTAGGAAAGACAAGTTTGTTGAGGTCCCACAGATTATATGGGGATTGAACAATCAGAAGATCGCATTTGCCAGGGCATGCTTGACAGCGAAATTTCTGAACAGGTCTCTGCTCATGCCAAGTCTGAGTGCTTCACTTTTCTATAAAGAGGTTGACTTGCTGCAGCCTATTCCTTTCGACAAGGTGTTTGACTTTAACAAATTCAATGCCCGCTGTTATGGATTTGCAAGGCTAGCTCGGTACTCCGAAGTTTCAAATCATACTGAGCCTTATAAACTCCAGAAGGGAAGTGGTAGGAGGTGGACAGTGGAGAGAGATTTGGATCAGCTGCAACAATCCAAAACGGGCGAGGCCGATGGCTATGAAGTAATTCATGTCACTGGGAAACATCCGTTTTTGTGGCCTGACCATTGGCCAGTGAAAGACTATGCCAAGGTCTTCGATTGCCTTGCCTTATCTCCTGAGAtagaaactgaagtagtcaaggtCATATCCAAGATTAAAGATGCAGGGAAAAAAGCAAGACATGAGGCTGCTATTTCCCATAATAAGAAGAGGATAGATGATGGTTCTTTAAATCTGCCCGTGCAGTACATTGCTGTTCACATGAGAATAGAGAAAGACTGGATGATCcattgcaagaagtgggagaagcGGTCTAACTTGAAGGAAATCTGCAGCAGCAAAGGAGAGATCATCCATAAGGTCTCACAGATTACTGATCTACGCCGTCCGGTTGTGGTTTATCTTGCAGTAGCTGACAGCCTTCTAGAGGATGATTCAGTAACCAGTGGTTGGAGAGTGGGTATGATTGCTTATGAGAAGAAGAAACTTGGAGTTACTGACATATACGAGAGGCAGCCTTATCTTATAAAGTCTGCCATCGACTTTGAGGTGTGCGCGAGAGCAGATGTGTTTGTTGGCAATAGCTTCTCAACATTTTCCAACCTCGTAGTTTTGTCAAGAACGGAAAGGCTGTATAAGCTGGGGGTGCCAAGCTCGTGTGGCGAGGATGTTGGACTGTCGTCGTACGCCTACAACGTCATTGGAGATGACGGCGGGCCGCAGAGATGGATGACGGATATGTTGGACACAAGCCTTCAGCGCATAAGCTACGGAACAAATAACATCTCCTGCCACTGA